A genomic segment from Streptosporangium roseum DSM 43021 encodes:
- a CDS encoding replication-associated recombination protein A, producing MDSLFDSAAEEAHRGHEPLAVRMRPRGLDEVIGQRHLLGPGTPLRRLVEAEAPMSLFLWGPPGTGKTTLAYVVAGVTKRRFVEVSAVSAGVKEVRAAIEQARRELGMSGRQTVLFVDEVHRFNKAQQDALLPAVENRWVTFIGATTENPFFSVISPLLSRSLLLTLESLSEDDIRMVLERAVADPRGLDGKAKLAPEAAEHLVRLAGGDARRSLTYLEAASLIADGEITVEVVERAVDKAAVRYDRQGDQHYDVISGFIKSMRGSDADAALHYLARMVEAGEDPRFIARRIVIFASEDVGMADPTCLQVAVAAAQAVEFIGLPEGRLNLAQAVIHCALAPKSNAVINAIGAASEDVRRGSIGHVPAHLRDAHYGGAKKLGHGKGYKYPHDFEHGLVRQDYAPEELRDRRYYQPTRHGAEAAFADRWSRIRSFLRGQ from the coding sequence GTGGACAGCCTGTTCGACTCCGCGGCGGAGGAAGCCCACCGCGGCCATGAGCCCCTGGCGGTGCGGATGCGCCCGCGCGGCCTTGACGAGGTGATAGGCCAGCGCCACCTGCTGGGCCCCGGCACGCCGCTGCGCAGGCTCGTCGAGGCCGAGGCGCCGATGTCGCTGTTCCTGTGGGGCCCGCCCGGCACCGGCAAGACCACCCTGGCCTACGTGGTCGCGGGCGTCACCAAGCGCCGCTTCGTCGAGGTCTCCGCGGTGTCCGCCGGGGTCAAGGAGGTCCGCGCGGCCATCGAGCAGGCCCGGCGCGAGCTGGGCATGTCCGGCCGCCAGACCGTGCTGTTCGTGGACGAGGTGCACCGCTTCAACAAGGCCCAGCAGGACGCCCTGCTGCCCGCCGTGGAGAACCGCTGGGTCACCTTCATCGGCGCCACCACCGAGAACCCGTTCTTCTCCGTCATCTCCCCGCTGCTGTCCCGCTCGCTCCTGCTGACCCTGGAGTCGCTGTCGGAGGACGACATCCGGATGGTGCTGGAGCGCGCCGTCGCCGACCCGCGGGGCCTGGACGGGAAGGCGAAGCTGGCGCCCGAGGCCGCCGAGCACCTGGTCCGGCTGGCCGGGGGAGACGCCCGCAGGTCGCTCACCTACCTGGAGGCCGCCTCGCTGATCGCCGACGGCGAGATCACCGTCGAGGTGGTGGAGCGCGCGGTGGACAAGGCGGCCGTCCGCTACGACCGCCAGGGCGACCAGCACTATGACGTGATCAGCGGCTTCATCAAGAGCATGCGCGGCTCCGACGCCGACGCCGCGCTGCACTACCTCGCCCGCATGGTCGAGGCGGGCGAGGACCCGCGCTTCATCGCGCGCAGGATCGTCATCTTCGCCTCCGAGGACGTCGGCATGGCCGACCCGACGTGCCTGCAGGTCGCGGTGGCCGCGGCCCAGGCGGTGGAGTTCATCGGCCTGCCCGAGGGGCGGCTCAACCTCGCCCAGGCGGTCATCCACTGCGCGCTGGCCCCCAAGTCCAACGCGGTGATCAACGCCATCGGCGCGGCCTCCGAGGACGTACGGCGCGGCAGCATCGGCCACGTCCCCGCCCATCTGCGCGACGCCCACTACGGCGGGGCCAAGAAGCTCGGCCACGGCAAGGGCTACAAATACCCCCACGACTTCGAGCACGGCCTGGTCCGCCAGGACTACGCCCCGGAGGAGCTCCGGGACCGCCGTTACTACCAGCCCACCCGCCACGGCGCCGAAGCGGCCTTCGCCGACCGCTGGTCCAGGATCCGTTCCTTCCTGCGAGGTCAGTAG
- a CDS encoding DUF2231 domain-containing protein encodes MFDEILGLPAHPLIIHAAVVLTPLLAVLAAVYALAPRTRAVLHWAVAALAVAVPVAVLAARQSGEALKDKRFSSVDGQLGRRIAEHEGFATPLLLAALALGVLSLALVYVSRAERFGRPVGTVVSALTVVAAVVAGYYVLRAGHSGATAVWGS; translated from the coding sequence ATGTTCGACGAGATCCTGGGCCTGCCCGCCCACCCGCTGATCATTCATGCCGCGGTGGTCCTGACACCGCTCCTGGCGGTGCTGGCCGCCGTCTACGCGCTGGCGCCGCGCACGCGCGCCGTGCTGCACTGGGCGGTGGCGGCCCTCGCGGTGGCCGTCCCGGTCGCCGTCCTCGCCGCCAGGCAGAGCGGCGAGGCGCTGAAGGACAAGCGGTTCTCCTCGGTCGACGGCCAGCTCGGCCGGCGCATCGCCGAGCACGAGGGATTCGCCACGCCGCTGCTGCTGGCCGCCCTCGCCCTGGGCGTGCTCTCGCTGGCGCTCGTCTACGTCTCGCGGGCAGAGCGGTTCGGCCGCCCGGTGGGGACGGTCGTCTCGGCGCTCACCGTGGTCGCGGCCGTCGTGGCGGGCTACTACGTGCTGCGCGCCGGGCACAGCGGGGCGACGGCGGTCTGGGGGAGCTGA
- a CDS encoding peptidylprolyl isomerase yields MSGEDRQSQLAREHKERQAQRAEQATKTKRSTFIGAGAAVVVVVGGLIAATTLLGGGDDGKPAAASTPAPSETAQPTVSATTSAPVDPSKVSCSYRKDTSGSPAKKVGMPPGKPNLKLKTMTIATNHGDIVIDLATAQAPCSVNSFAFLAKKNFFDNTKCHRLATPENSGLALLQCGDPQAKADGKNPTDGQGSSGYVFDDENLGGIPFTKGTVAMAQPAEAVNQNGSQFWISLGDETAQLGPEYTPFGVVSKGADILDKVYKGGWITNPDDITGDGGSNAPKIPVIIKDVKLA; encoded by the coding sequence GTGAGCGGCGAGGACCGCCAGAGCCAGCTGGCGCGGGAGCACAAAGAGCGCCAGGCCCAGCGTGCTGAGCAGGCGACCAAGACGAAGCGGAGCACCTTCATCGGAGCCGGCGCAGCGGTGGTCGTCGTCGTGGGCGGCCTGATCGCCGCGACGACCCTGCTCGGAGGAGGCGACGACGGCAAGCCCGCGGCCGCGAGCACTCCCGCCCCCTCCGAGACCGCGCAACCGACGGTGTCCGCGACGACCAGCGCCCCCGTCGACCCGTCCAAGGTGAGCTGCTCCTACCGCAAGGACACCAGCGGCAGCCCGGCCAAGAAGGTGGGCATGCCACCGGGCAAGCCCAACCTGAAGCTGAAGACCATGACGATCGCCACCAACCACGGTGACATCGTGATCGACCTGGCGACGGCGCAGGCGCCCTGCTCGGTGAACTCCTTCGCCTTCCTCGCCAAGAAGAACTTCTTCGACAACACCAAGTGCCACCGCCTGGCCACCCCGGAGAACTCCGGCCTGGCCCTGCTCCAGTGCGGTGACCCTCAGGCCAAGGCCGACGGCAAGAACCCCACCGACGGCCAGGGCAGCTCGGGTTACGTCTTCGACGACGAGAACCTCGGCGGCATCCCCTTCACCAAGGGCACGGTCGCGATGGCCCAGCCCGCCGAGGCGGTCAACCAGAACGGCAGCCAGTTCTGGATCTCGCTCGGCGACGAGACCGCCCAGCTGGGCCCGGAGTACACCCCCTTCGGCGTCGTCTCCAAGGGCGCGGACATCCTCGACAAGGTCTACAAGGGCGGGTGGATCACCAACCCCGACGACATCACCGGCGACGGCGGCTCCAACGCCCCCAAGATCCCGGTGATCATCAAGGACGTGAAGCTCGCCTAG
- a CDS encoding cytochrome P450 family protein: MIHLTEGDRMPEKLPVEFVWNPEFGRDPYAAYAALRKKGPVHPIEFPPGVEAFLVVDYEHGRRALNDPRLSKNPFEGPEAFRAILGQGNPVLAHNMLNSDPPDHTRLRRLVAKAFTPRRTESLRPRVQEITDRLIDAMAVKGHAELLDDFAFPLPITVICELLGVPVEDRDDFRRWSTALITPPFDDEQILLRVEANAAIRAYFLRTIAGRRAEPRDDMISALVLARDEEELLSEEELVSTLTLLLIAGHETTVNLIGNGMLALLSDPGQLRLLREQPELLPSAIEEFLRYEGPVERATFRFSTADMEIAGVHIPKRSLVHVSLGAADRDPGAFDDPDTLDITRADNRHVAFGHGIHFCLGAPLARLEAQVAFGTLLRRLPDIALGCPPDELSWRQDGSLIRGLRALPVRF, translated from the coding sequence GTGATCCATCTCACCGAGGGGGACCGGATGCCGGAGAAGCTGCCCGTCGAGTTCGTGTGGAATCCCGAATTCGGCAGGGACCCCTACGCCGCCTACGCCGCGCTCCGGAAGAAGGGGCCGGTCCACCCGATCGAGTTCCCGCCGGGCGTCGAGGCCTTCCTGGTGGTCGACTACGAGCACGGCCGCCGGGCCCTCAACGACCCGCGCCTGAGCAAGAACCCGTTCGAGGGGCCCGAGGCGTTCCGCGCGATCCTGGGCCAGGGCAACCCGGTCCTGGCCCACAACATGCTCAACAGCGACCCGCCGGACCACACCCGGCTGCGCCGCCTGGTCGCCAAGGCCTTCACCCCGCGGCGGACCGAGAGCCTGCGCCCCCGGGTCCAGGAGATCACCGACCGTCTCATCGACGCGATGGCCGTCAAGGGCCACGCCGAGCTGCTCGACGACTTCGCCTTCCCGCTGCCGATCACGGTGATCTGCGAGCTTCTGGGCGTCCCCGTCGAGGACCGCGACGACTTCCGCCGGTGGTCGACCGCCCTGATCACCCCGCCGTTCGACGACGAGCAGATCCTGCTCCGCGTCGAGGCGAACGCCGCCATCCGCGCCTACTTCCTCCGGACCATCGCCGGGCGCCGGGCCGAACCCCGCGACGACATGATCAGCGCGCTGGTCCTCGCCCGCGACGAGGAGGAGCTGCTCAGCGAGGAGGAGCTGGTCTCCACGCTCACCCTGCTGCTCATCGCCGGGCACGAGACCACGGTCAACCTGATCGGCAACGGCATGCTGGCCCTGCTCTCCGACCCCGGCCAGCTCCGGCTGCTGCGGGAGCAGCCCGAGCTGCTGCCCTCGGCGATCGAGGAGTTCCTGCGCTACGAGGGCCCGGTGGAGCGGGCCACCTTCCGCTTCTCCACCGCCGACATGGAGATCGCGGGCGTCCACATCCCCAAGCGCAGCCTGGTCCACGTCTCCCTCGGCGCCGCCGACCGCGACCCCGGGGCGTTCGACGATCCGGACACCCTCGACATCACCCGGGCCGACAACCGTCACGTGGCCTTCGGGCACGGCATCCACTTCTGCCTGGGGGCTCCGCTGGCCCGCCTGGAGGCCCAGGTCGCCTTCGGGACGCTTCTGCGGCGCCTGCCGGACATCGCCCTCGGCTGCCCGCCGGACGAGCTCTCCTGGCGCCAGGACGGCTCGCTGATCCGCGGGCTGCGGGCACTGCCGGTCCGCTTCTAG
- the aspS gene encoding aspartate--tRNA ligase: MIRTHEAGSLRKEHAGQQVTLAGWVARRRDHGGVVFIDLRDASGSSQVVFREEDDAHGLRAEYCVKVVGEVRVRPEGNENPELPTGAIEVVASEVEVLSESAPLPFPIEGNAGVSEEARLKYRYLDIRRQQVANAMRIRSKATYLAHEVMNEHGFNYIETPTLTRSTPEGARDFLVPVRLQPGSWYALPQSPQLFKQLLMVAGMERYYQLARCFRDEDLRADRQPEFTQIDVEMSFVDQDDVIALGEALVGRIWKETIGYELPTPLPRMTYWDAMSRYGSDKPDLRFGQELVEMTEYFADTTFRVFQAPYVGAVVMPGGASQSRKELDGWQDWAKSRGARGLAYVLVGEDGALGGPVAKNLSETEAAGLAAKTGAKPGDAIFFAAGTAAASRDLLGAARLEIGRRCGLIDESAWNFLWIVDAPMFEEDGEGGWTAVHHPFTGPKPEWADNFQDHPGEALAYAYDMVCNGMEIGGGSIRIHRAEMQQRVFDVLGISKEEAENKFGFLLEAFKYGPPPHGGIAYGWDRICMLLAGGDSIRDVIAFPKTASGFDPLTGAPTPITGEQRKEAGVDAKPKAEA, translated from the coding sequence ATGATCCGCACGCACGAAGCGGGATCACTGCGCAAGGAACACGCCGGGCAGCAGGTGACGCTGGCCGGTTGGGTGGCGCGCCGCCGCGACCACGGCGGTGTGGTCTTCATCGACCTGCGTGACGCCTCCGGCTCCTCCCAGGTGGTCTTCCGCGAGGAGGACGACGCGCACGGCCTGCGCGCGGAGTACTGCGTCAAGGTCGTCGGAGAGGTGCGGGTCCGTCCGGAGGGCAACGAGAACCCCGAGCTGCCGACCGGTGCGATCGAGGTCGTCGCCTCCGAGGTCGAGGTGCTCAGCGAGTCCGCGCCGCTGCCGTTCCCGATCGAGGGCAACGCGGGGGTGTCGGAGGAGGCCCGGCTCAAGTACCGCTACCTCGACATCCGCCGGCAGCAGGTCGCCAACGCCATGCGGATCCGCTCCAAGGCCACCTACCTGGCCCACGAGGTGATGAACGAGCACGGGTTCAACTACATCGAGACCCCGACGCTGACCCGTTCCACCCCCGAGGGCGCCCGCGACTTCCTGGTCCCGGTCCGGCTGCAGCCCGGCAGCTGGTACGCCCTGCCGCAGTCGCCGCAGCTGTTCAAGCAGCTGCTCATGGTCGCCGGCATGGAGCGCTACTACCAGCTCGCCCGCTGCTTCCGCGACGAGGACCTGCGCGCCGACCGGCAGCCGGAGTTCACCCAGATCGACGTCGAGATGTCCTTCGTGGACCAGGACGACGTCATCGCCCTGGGCGAGGCCCTGGTCGGCCGCATCTGGAAGGAGACGATCGGCTACGAGCTGCCGACGCCGCTGCCCCGGATGACCTACTGGGACGCCATGTCCCGCTACGGCTCCGACAAGCCGGACCTGCGGTTCGGCCAGGAGCTCGTCGAGATGACCGAGTACTTCGCCGACACCACCTTCCGCGTGTTTCAGGCGCCGTACGTGGGCGCCGTGGTCATGCCGGGCGGCGCCTCCCAGAGCCGCAAGGAGCTGGACGGCTGGCAGGACTGGGCCAAGTCGCGCGGCGCCAGGGGCCTGGCCTACGTGCTCGTCGGCGAGGACGGCGCGCTCGGCGGCCCGGTCGCCAAGAACCTCTCCGAGACCGAGGCCGCGGGCCTGGCCGCCAAGACGGGTGCCAAGCCCGGTGACGCGATCTTCTTCGCGGCCGGTACGGCCGCCGCCTCGCGTGACCTGCTCGGCGCGGCACGCCTGGAGATCGGCCGCCGCTGCGGTCTGATCGACGAGTCGGCGTGGAACTTCCTCTGGATCGTCGACGCCCCCATGTTCGAGGAGGACGGCGAGGGCGGCTGGACCGCGGTCCACCACCCGTTCACCGGGCCCAAGCCCGAGTGGGCCGACAACTTCCAGGACCACCCCGGCGAGGCCCTGGCCTACGCCTACGACATGGTCTGCAACGGCATGGAGATCGGCGGCGGCTCGATCCGTATCCACCGGGCCGAGATGCAGCAGCGCGTCTTCGACGTGCTCGGCATCTCCAAGGAGGAGGCGGAGAACAAGTTCGGCTTCCTGCTGGAGGCGTTCAAGTACGGCCCGCCGCCGCACGGGGGCATCGCCTACGGCTGGGACCGGATCTGCATGCTCCTGGCGGGCGGCGACTCCATCCGCGACGTCATCGCCTTCCCGAAGACGGCGTCCGGCTTCGACCCGCTGACCGGCGCGCCCACTCCCATCACGGGTGAGCAGCGCAAGGAGGCGGGCGTGGACGCCAAGCCGAAGGCGGAGGCCTAG
- the hisS gene encoding histidine--tRNA ligase has product MTLQAPKGTFDWLPPRSEQALAVREALTAPVRRAGYGYIETPVFEDTALFVRGVGESTDIVSKEMYTFEDKGGRSLTLRPEGTASVVRSVLQHGLHNGQLPVKLWYSGSQFRYERAQKGRYRHFWQIGAEALGAEDPALDAELIVLAADGYAGLGLTGVRLLLNTLGDKECRPGYRTALQDFLRALDLDEPTRQRIEINPLRVLDDKRPEVQAQLAGAPLVVDHLCEACKAYHEEVRSLLTAAGVAYTDDPRLVRGLDYYTRTTFEFVHDGLGSQSAVGGGGRYDGLSEMLGGPALPSVGWALGVDRTLLAMEAEGLAGAETAESRVQVYGVPLGEEARRRMFLLMTELRRAGLDADMSFGGKGVKGAMKGADRSGASYAVILGERDIAAGSAQVKDLASGDQTAVPLAEIVTTLKERLKK; this is encoded by the coding sequence ATGACTTTGCAGGCGCCGAAGGGCACCTTTGACTGGCTCCCGCCGCGTTCGGAGCAGGCGCTCGCCGTGCGGGAGGCGCTGACCGCCCCGGTCCGCCGCGCGGGGTACGGCTACATCGAGACGCCGGTCTTCGAGGACACCGCGCTGTTCGTCCGCGGTGTCGGCGAGTCGACCGACATCGTCTCCAAGGAGATGTACACCTTCGAGGACAAGGGCGGGCGCTCGCTCACGCTGCGCCCCGAGGGCACCGCGTCGGTCGTGCGCTCGGTCCTCCAGCACGGCCTGCACAACGGCCAGCTCCCGGTGAAGCTCTGGTACTCCGGCAGCCAGTTCCGCTACGAGCGCGCGCAGAAGGGCCGCTACCGCCACTTCTGGCAGATCGGCGCCGAGGCCCTGGGAGCCGAGGACCCCGCGCTGGACGCCGAGCTGATCGTGCTGGCCGCCGACGGCTACGCCGGGCTGGGCCTCACCGGCGTGCGGCTGCTGCTCAACACGCTGGGCGACAAGGAGTGCCGTCCCGGCTACCGGACGGCGCTGCAGGACTTCCTGCGCGCCCTCGACCTCGACGAGCCCACCCGGCAGCGGATCGAGATCAATCCGTTGCGCGTCCTCGACGACAAGCGCCCCGAGGTGCAGGCCCAGCTCGCCGGCGCCCCGCTGGTCGTCGACCACCTGTGCGAGGCCTGCAAGGCCTACCACGAGGAGGTCCGCTCGCTGCTGACCGCCGCCGGCGTGGCCTACACCGACGACCCCCGGCTGGTCCGCGGTCTCGACTACTACACGCGCACCACCTTCGAGTTCGTCCACGACGGGCTGGGCTCGCAGTCGGCGGTCGGCGGCGGCGGCCGCTACGACGGGCTGAGCGAGATGCTCGGCGGCCCCGCCCTGCCCAGCGTCGGCTGGGCGCTCGGCGTCGACCGGACGCTCCTGGCAATGGAGGCCGAGGGGCTGGCCGGTGCCGAGACCGCCGAGTCGCGTGTCCAGGTGTACGGTGTGCCGCTGGGTGAGGAGGCGCGCCGCCGGATGTTCCTGCTCATGACCGAGCTGCGCCGGGCCGGTCTCGACGCCGACATGTCGTTCGGCGGCAAGGGCGTCAAGGGTGCCATGAAGGGCGCCGACCGGTCGGGTGCGAGCTATGCCGTGATCCTCGGCGAGCGAGATATCGCCGCCGGGTCCGCGCAGGTCAAGGACCTGGCCAGCGGTGACCAGACCGCCGTACCGCTCGCTGAGATCGTCACGACCTTGAAGGAGAGACTGAAGAAATGA
- a CDS encoding MBL fold metallo-hydrolase, with product MLIAGFPAGSFQTNCYVVAPAAGEECVIVDPGQNAVGDLDDVLREHRLKPVAVLVTHGHIDHMWSVAPVCGARDVPAWIHPEDRDLLSDPGKGLSLATKQQLFGGLTFTEPDDVRELADGEVLRLAGMELTVDHTPGHTRGSVTFRLPSTEEIPDVLFSGDLLFAGSIGRTDLPGGDYPTILRSLATKCLPLPEDTVVLPGHGPQTTIGHERATNPYLAEAAPYAGPTRGI from the coding sequence ATGCTCATCGCCGGCTTTCCCGCAGGGTCGTTTCAGACCAACTGTTACGTCGTCGCGCCCGCCGCGGGCGAGGAGTGCGTCATCGTCGACCCTGGGCAGAACGCCGTCGGCGACCTGGACGACGTGCTGCGCGAGCATCGGCTCAAGCCGGTCGCGGTGCTGGTCACCCACGGTCACATCGACCACATGTGGTCGGTCGCCCCGGTCTGCGGCGCGCGTGACGTTCCCGCGTGGATCCACCCGGAGGACCGTGATCTGCTCTCCGATCCGGGTAAGGGACTGTCGTTGGCGACCAAGCAGCAGCTGTTCGGCGGGCTGACCTTCACCGAGCCCGACGACGTGCGCGAGCTGGCCGACGGCGAGGTGCTGCGGCTGGCGGGCATGGAGCTCACGGTCGACCACACCCCGGGCCATACCAGGGGGTCGGTGACGTTCAGGCTGCCCAGCACCGAGGAGATTCCGGACGTGCTGTTCTCGGGCGACCTGTTGTTCGCCGGCTCCATCGGACGCACAGACCTCCCGGGCGGCGACTACCCGACCATCCTGCGCAGCCTGGCGACCAAATGCCTGCCGCTGCCGGAGGACACGGTGGTCCTGCCCGGCCACGGACCACAGACCACGATCGGCCACGAGCGCGCGACCAACCCGTATCTCGCGGAAGCCGCGCCGTACGCCGGTCCCACCAGGGGAATCTGA
- a CDS encoding peptidylprolyl isomerase — translation MSGKDRQKQLAREHYERQNQRRIEREARAKRNAIIGTSVGVVVVIGGVVAATTLLGGGDSPATASPETSVSAEASANPSETGTAAKPTAFDPASGTCGYVADADGSPAKSVGTPPAKVDTKPKTMTLKTNQGDIVIAVDAGKTPCTVNSFAFLAEKKFFNGSKCHRLGSDQFPMLQCGDPLAKADGKSQTDGQGGPGYRFVNENLEGAKYTRGVVAMANSGPDTNGSQFFIVYGDTQLPAQYTPFGTVTKGLEIIDKVNKGGVITPGPDGTGAPKETVEIKNVTMSNKS, via the coding sequence GTGAGCGGCAAGGACCGCCAGAAGCAGCTGGCGCGCGAGCACTACGAGCGGCAGAATCAGCGGCGCATCGAGCGGGAGGCCCGGGCCAAGCGCAACGCGATCATCGGTACCAGCGTGGGCGTCGTGGTGGTCATCGGCGGTGTCGTCGCCGCGACGACCCTGCTCGGGGGCGGTGACTCACCGGCCACGGCCAGCCCGGAGACGTCGGTGAGCGCCGAGGCCTCGGCGAACCCGTCGGAGACGGGCACCGCCGCCAAGCCGACGGCCTTCGACCCCGCCAGCGGCACCTGCGGCTATGTCGCCGACGCCGACGGCAGCCCCGCGAAGAGCGTGGGCACCCCTCCGGCCAAGGTGGACACCAAGCCCAAGACGATGACCCTGAAGACCAACCAGGGCGACATCGTGATCGCGGTGGACGCCGGGAAGACGCCCTGCACGGTCAACTCCTTCGCCTTCCTGGCGGAGAAGAAGTTCTTCAACGGCTCCAAGTGTCACCGCCTCGGCTCCGACCAGTTCCCGATGCTGCAGTGCGGCGACCCGCTGGCCAAGGCCGACGGCAAGAGCCAGACCGACGGCCAGGGCGGCCCCGGCTACCGTTTCGTCAACGAGAACCTCGAAGGCGCGAAGTACACCCGCGGCGTCGTGGCCATGGCCAACAGCGGCCCCGACACCAACGGCAGCCAGTTCTTCATCGTCTACGGCGACACCCAGCTGCCGGCGCAGTACACCCCGTTCGGTACGGTCACCAAGGGACTGGAGATCATCGACAAGGTCAACAAGGGCGGTGTCATCACCCCCGGGCCGGACGGGACCGGAGCCCCGAAGGAAACCGTCGAAATCAAAAACGTGACAATGTCCAACAAGAGCTGA
- a CDS encoding DUF349 domain-containing protein, with amino-acid sequence MKVREDTVSTDPWGRVDDDGTVYVRTAEGERAVGSWQAGEPEEALAYFHRKFDELAGQVTLLEQRVRGTDLPPAQAEATIVKLREAITGAHAVGDLDALLNRLGVLTELVAQRREEVKAARDVARAEAKGIKERIVAEAERIADDTTHWKTGGERLRQLVEEWKAAERIDRVTEAALWKRLSAARTAFAKRRKAYFAGLDEQREGVRSSKERIVAEAEALASSTDWGATASAYRDLMQQWKTAGRASREVEDELWGRFKGAQDQFFQARSAVFAERDASLAANAEVKEQLLAEAEKIVPVSDARSARAALRGILERWEAAGQVPREQRDRLEGGLRKIDEAVRKAEEAEWKRSNPEARARAQNTVDQLHKSIEQLETRLAKAEAAGKDKDVKDAQEALIARRSWLEEAERTLAEFS; translated from the coding sequence ATGAAAGTGCGGGAGGACACGGTGAGCACCGACCCGTGGGGCCGGGTAGACGACGACGGCACCGTCTACGTGCGTACGGCTGAGGGAGAGCGGGCCGTCGGGTCCTGGCAGGCCGGCGAGCCGGAGGAGGCACTTGCCTACTTCCATCGCAAGTTCGACGAGCTGGCCGGGCAGGTGACGCTGCTGGAACAGCGGGTCCGCGGCACCGACCTGCCACCCGCCCAGGCCGAGGCGACCATCGTCAAGCTCCGCGAAGCGATCACCGGCGCGCATGCGGTCGGCGATCTCGACGCGCTGCTGAACCGGCTGGGCGTCCTCACGGAGCTGGTCGCCCAGCGCCGCGAGGAGGTCAAGGCCGCTCGTGACGTGGCCCGCGCGGAGGCCAAGGGCATCAAGGAGCGGATCGTCGCCGAGGCCGAGCGCATCGCCGACGACACCACCCACTGGAAGACCGGCGGCGAGCGGCTGCGCCAGCTCGTCGAGGAGTGGAAGGCGGCCGAGCGCATCGACCGCGTCACCGAGGCGGCGCTCTGGAAGCGGCTGTCCGCGGCCCGTACGGCCTTCGCCAAGCGGCGCAAGGCCTACTTCGCCGGGCTGGACGAGCAGCGTGAGGGCGTGCGCTCATCCAAGGAGCGCATCGTCGCCGAGGCCGAGGCGCTGGCCTCCTCCACCGACTGGGGCGCCACGGCCTCCGCCTACCGCGACCTGATGCAGCAGTGGAAGACGGCGGGCCGGGCCTCCCGTGAGGTCGAGGACGAGCTCTGGGGCCGTTTCAAGGGCGCCCAGGACCAGTTCTTCCAGGCCCGTTCCGCGGTCTTCGCCGAGCGTGACGCCTCGCTGGCGGCCAACGCCGAGGTCAAGGAGCAGCTCCTCGCCGAGGCCGAGAAGATCGTCCCGGTCTCCGACGCCCGCTCCGCCAGGGCCGCGCTGCGCGGCATCCTGGAGCGGTGGGAGGCCGCCGGTCAGGTCCCGCGCGAGCAGCGCGACCGCCTTGAGGGCGGGCTGCGCAAGATCGACGAAGCGGTCCGCAAGGCCGAGGAGGCGGAGTGGAAGCGCTCCAACCCCGAGGCCCGCGCGCGTGCCCAGAACACGGTCGACCAGCTCCACAAGTCGATCGAGCAGCTGGAGACCCGCCTGGCCAAGGCGGAGGCGGCCGGCAAGGACAAGGACGTGAAGGACGCCCAGGAGGCCCTGATCGCCCGTCGTTCCTGGCTGGAGGAGGCCGAGCGCACGCTCGCCGAGTTCTCCTGA